The following coding sequences are from one Thermostaphylospora chromogena window:
- a CDS encoding SecDF P1 head subdomain-containing protein, giving the protein MEEHPAVPAGRTEERTAGTGKTENAKGAGNADRTDKTGEADGPRASGFTTAVLYTALVIVVVLTGVLAAIAVLMTTNPDALPGAERPRKLAVPIYFAPIIRSQPAPCPGVRAALDRTGSTCYEVGAGVEVTAVHTIETVPEKDGTYAVRVALPSPFRERVSDLTRETVDKQIAILAGQKLVATPTVTQPITVDSLSIAGGFSKQTADTLVAELLGTATPQPTTGVPSTGPSGPQDPGTGNPGMDSPGTGDPGTGGLGTENPPATGLPDSSTGPALQPFGG; this is encoded by the coding sequence ATGGAAGAGCATCCGGCGGTTCCGGCGGGGCGCACGGAGGAACGGACCGCCGGTACCGGAAAGACCGAGAACGCCAAGGGTGCCGGAAACGCCGACAGGACCGACAAGACCGGCGAGGCCGACGGGCCGCGCGCGAGCGGGTTCACCACCGCGGTGCTGTACACCGCTCTGGTGATCGTCGTGGTGCTCACCGGTGTGCTCGCCGCCATCGCGGTGCTGATGACCACCAACCCGGACGCGCTGCCCGGCGCGGAGCGGCCGCGCAAGCTCGCCGTGCCGATCTACTTCGCTCCGATCATCCGCTCCCAGCCGGCCCCCTGCCCCGGGGTGCGGGCCGCGCTGGACCGCACGGGCTCCACCTGCTACGAGGTGGGAGCCGGGGTGGAGGTCACCGCCGTGCACACGATCGAGACCGTGCCGGAGAAGGACGGCACCTACGCGGTGCGGGTCGCCCTTCCCTCGCCGTTCCGGGAGCGGGTGAGTGACCTCACGCGGGAGACGGTCGACAAGCAGATCGCCATTCTCGCCGGGCAGAAGCTCGTCGCCACGCCCACGGTCACCCAGCCCATAACCGTCGACAGCCTCAGCATCGCGGGAGGGTTCTCCAAACAGACCGCCGACACGCTCGTGGCCGAGCTGCTCGGCACGGCCACGCCGCAGCCCACCACGGGGGTGCCGTCCACCGGACCCTCGGGACCGCAGGATCCCGGCACGGGGAACCCCGGAATGGACAGTCCCGGCACGGGGGATCCCGGGACGGGGGGCCTCGGAACGGAGAACCCGCCCGCCACCGGCCTTCCAGACTCGTCCACCGGGCCCGCCCTCCAGCCCTTCGGCGGCTGA
- a CDS encoding molybdopterin cofactor-binding domain-containing protein, giving the protein MTGIDTRPGGGVGTERGIGASASRPDGVLKVTGEFAYASDLWLDDMVWGATLRSPHPAARIRAIDVGPALAMPGVLAALTHHDVPGTKFYGLERADQPVLAMEQVRYQGEPVAIVAADHPERARRAAAAIKVDYEVVEAVTDPWRAAFDPDCPKVHPQGNVVRHQPVRVGSVFEAPVVVRGEYEVGMQDQAFLGPESGLAVPAADGGVDLYIATQWLHVDRDQIAPCLGLPPEKVRLTLAGVGGAFGAREDLSMQIHACMLALRTGRPVKMVYGRRESFFGHVHRHPARMRYEHGATRDGRLVYVKAEILLDGGAYCSSTPAVVGNAASLGVGPYEVANVAVDVYGVYTNNPPCGAMRGFGAVQACFAYESQMDRLAQACGLSPVEVRRRNAVSQGSRLITGQVIDSPAPLAAMLTRLEALPLPQRRADDQRDLPGGVSQTTRGEGVRRGVGYGVGIKNICFSEGFDDYSTARVRVELAGGEPHVLVHTAAAEVGQGLVTVQAQIARTELGIDRVTVAPADTSVGSAGSSSASRQSYMTGGAVKAACEAVRERLAELSAEHPGLSLAELLEVTGPIEETREFRHRPTYPMDPLTGQGDSHVQLALCVHRAVVDVDVELGLVKVVELAAVQDVGRILNPQALEGQIHGGSAQGLGLALMEEIQVAGGVVRNPSFTDYLIPTILDVPPMPLTILENPDPAAPYGLRGAGEPPTLSSTPAIVAAIRDATGRPLSRVPVRPHDLVVLDAVSA; this is encoded by the coding sequence GTGACCGGCATCGACACGCGCCCCGGCGGGGGCGTCGGCACCGAGCGGGGAATCGGGGCGAGCGCGTCCCGGCCCGACGGCGTCCTGAAGGTGACGGGCGAGTTCGCCTACGCCTCGGACCTGTGGCTGGACGACATGGTGTGGGGCGCGACCCTGCGCAGCCCGCACCCCGCCGCGCGGATCCGCGCCATCGACGTGGGTCCGGCGCTGGCCATGCCCGGAGTGCTCGCCGCGCTCACCCACCACGACGTGCCCGGGACGAAGTTCTACGGCCTGGAGCGCGCCGACCAGCCCGTGCTGGCCATGGAACAGGTGCGCTACCAGGGAGAACCGGTCGCGATCGTGGCGGCCGACCATCCCGAACGCGCTCGGCGCGCGGCTGCGGCGATCAAGGTCGACTACGAGGTCGTCGAGGCGGTCACCGACCCGTGGCGGGCCGCGTTCGACCCCGACTGCCCCAAGGTGCATCCGCAGGGGAACGTGGTGCGCCACCAGCCGGTGCGCGTCGGATCGGTCTTCGAGGCGCCGGTCGTGGTCCGCGGCGAGTACGAGGTCGGCATGCAGGACCAGGCGTTCCTCGGCCCGGAGTCGGGCCTGGCCGTGCCGGCGGCGGACGGCGGCGTGGACCTGTACATCGCCACCCAGTGGCTGCACGTGGACCGCGACCAGATCGCCCCCTGCCTGGGGCTGCCGCCGGAGAAGGTACGGCTCACGCTGGCGGGTGTGGGCGGCGCGTTCGGCGCGCGCGAGGACCTGTCGATGCAGATCCACGCCTGCATGCTCGCGCTGCGCACCGGCCGTCCGGTGAAGATGGTCTACGGCCGGCGGGAGTCGTTCTTCGGGCACGTGCACCGCCATCCCGCCCGGATGCGTTACGAGCACGGCGCGACCCGCGACGGCCGCCTGGTCTACGTCAAGGCGGAGATCCTGCTGGACGGCGGCGCCTACTGCTCCTCGACGCCCGCCGTGGTGGGCAACGCCGCCTCGCTCGGCGTGGGGCCGTACGAGGTGGCGAACGTGGCGGTGGACGTCTACGGCGTCTACACCAACAATCCGCCGTGCGGGGCGATGCGCGGGTTCGGCGCTGTGCAGGCGTGCTTCGCCTACGAGTCGCAGATGGACCGGCTGGCGCAGGCGTGCGGGCTGTCCCCCGTGGAGGTCCGCAGGCGCAACGCCGTCTCCCAGGGGTCGCGGCTGATCACCGGCCAGGTGATCGATTCACCCGCGCCGCTCGCCGCGATGCTCACCCGGCTCGAAGCGCTCCCGCTTCCGCAGCGGCGCGCCGACGACCAGCGCGATCTTCCCGGCGGCGTCTCCCAGACGACCCGGGGTGAAGGGGTGCGGCGGGGCGTCGGCTACGGCGTCGGCATCAAGAACATCTGCTTCTCCGAAGGCTTCGACGACTACTCCACCGCCCGGGTGCGGGTCGAGCTGGCCGGTGGCGAGCCGCACGTGCTGGTGCACACCGCCGCCGCCGAGGTGGGCCAGGGGCTGGTCACCGTGCAGGCTCAGATCGCCCGCACCGAGCTGGGCATCGACCGGGTCACGGTCGCCCCGGCCGACACGTCCGTGGGTTCGGCGGGCTCCTCCTCCGCCTCGCGGCAGTCCTACATGACCGGCGGCGCGGTCAAGGCCGCCTGCGAAGCCGTACGCGAGCGGCTGGCCGAGCTGTCCGCCGAGCATCCCGGGCTGTCCCTGGCGGAGCTGCTGGAAGTCACCGGTCCGATCGAGGAGACCCGGGAGTTCCGCCACCGGCCGACCTACCCGATGGATCCGCTGACCGGTCAGGGCGACTCGCACGTGCAGCTCGCGCTCTGCGTCCACCGGGCGGTCGTGGACGTGGACGTGGAGCTGGGCCTGGTCAAGGTCGTCGAACTGGCGGCCGTGCAGGACGTGGGCCGGATCCTCAACCCGCAGGCGCTGGAGGGGCAGATCCACGGCGGCTCGGCCCAGGGGCTGGGGCTGGCGCTGATGGAGGAGATCCAGGTGGCCGGCGGCGTGGTGCGCAACCCGTCGTTCACCGACTACCTGATCCCGACGATCCTCGACGTGCCGCCGATGCCGCTGACGATCCTGGAGAACCCCGATCCCGCAGCGCCGTACGGGCTGCGGGGGGCGGGGGAGCCGCCGACGCTCTCCTCCACCCCGGCGATCGTCGCCGCCATCCGCGACGCCACCGGCAGGCCGCTCTCCCGCGTCCCCGTCCGCCCGCACGATCTCGTCGTCCTCGACGCGGTCTCCGCCTAG
- the ald gene encoding alanine dehydrogenase: MKIGVPREVKDNEYRVALTPAGAHELVRHGHEVIVERGAGAGSAIPDEQFEAAGARILDSADDVWGESDLVLKVKEPLPEEYHRLRKGQVLFTYLHLAASAACTRALLDSGITAIAYETVQTATGFLPLLAPMSEVAGRLAAQVGAYHLMRQGGGRGVLMGGVPGVHPARVVVLGAGVAGMNAASVALGMQAEVLLLDRDIDRLRRADALYRGRCRTVASNVYEIERAVLDADLVIGAVLVPGARAPKLVTDDLVSRMKPGSVLVDVSIDQGGCFEGSRPTTHADPVYRVHDSVFYCVANMPSAVPHTSTYALTNVTVPYALRIADLGWRDALRADPVLARGLNTHEGHVTNQPVAEAHGLVPVPPERVLE; the protein is encoded by the coding sequence GTGAAGATCGGTGTCCCCCGCGAGGTGAAAGACAACGAATACCGCGTGGCCCTCACCCCCGCCGGCGCCCACGAACTGGTGCGCCACGGCCATGAGGTGATCGTGGAACGGGGAGCGGGAGCCGGCTCCGCCATACCCGACGAGCAGTTCGAGGCCGCCGGGGCGCGCATCCTCGACTCCGCCGACGACGTGTGGGGCGAAAGCGACCTGGTGCTGAAGGTGAAAGAGCCCCTCCCCGAGGAGTACCACCGCCTGCGCAAGGGGCAGGTGCTCTTCACCTACCTGCACCTCGCCGCCTCCGCCGCGTGCACCCGGGCCCTGCTCGACTCCGGGATCACCGCCATCGCCTACGAGACCGTGCAGACCGCCACGGGCTTCCTGCCGCTGCTGGCCCCCATGTCCGAGGTCGCCGGACGGCTCGCGGCCCAGGTCGGCGCCTACCACCTGATGCGCCAGGGCGGCGGGCGCGGGGTGCTGATGGGCGGCGTGCCCGGCGTGCACCCGGCACGGGTGGTGGTGCTCGGCGCCGGTGTGGCGGGTATGAACGCCGCCTCCGTCGCGCTCGGCATGCAGGCCGAAGTACTGCTGCTGGACCGGGACATCGACCGCCTCCGCCGGGCGGACGCGCTCTACCGGGGGCGCTGCCGTACGGTCGCCTCCAACGTCTACGAGATCGAACGCGCCGTGCTGGACGCCGACCTGGTGATCGGGGCGGTGCTGGTTCCCGGGGCCAGGGCGCCCAAGCTGGTCACCGACGACCTCGTGTCCCGGATGAAGCCGGGCTCGGTGCTCGTGGACGTCTCCATCGACCAGGGCGGCTGCTTCGAGGGCTCCCGGCCCACCACTCACGCCGATCCCGTCTACCGGGTCCACGACTCGGTGTTCTACTGCGTGGCCAACATGCCGAGCGCCGTGCCGCACACCTCGACCTACGCGTTGACGAACGTGACCGTGCCGTACGCGCTGCGGATCGCCGACCTCGGCTGGCGGGACGCGCTGCGCGCCGACCCGGTGCTGGCCCGGGGGCTGAACACCCACGAGGGGCATGTGACGAACCAGCCCGTGGCCGAGGCGCACGGGCTGGTCCCGGTTCCTCCGGAGCGGGTTTTGGAGTGA